Proteins co-encoded in one Cinclus cinclus chromosome Z, bCinCin1.1, whole genome shotgun sequence genomic window:
- the LOC134056652 gene encoding M-phase inducer phosphatase 2-like, protein MCQGMENGLTTPVMKKEEAKLRAGKRSQCRQLFRSSWLPGSVPRPVLKRGQPSHRGTPVKAKKQKRVSGSPDQEASVQLGVGLEPSRSAQLEEMEKVLASDEQELIGDFSMPHLLPTVEGKDPSLKYISPGTLVAVLTGHFSSFLESSIVVDCRYPYEYEGGHITGAVNLPLQRGVEEFLLEQPSVALDSSKRVIVIFHCEFSVERGPKMCKFLRERDRSCHEYPQLQYPELYVLNGGYREFFFQFPSHCEPRDYRPMAHPTFKEELRKFRGQSRRGRRELLVRGRDL, encoded by the exons atgtgccaggggatggagaacGGGCTGACCACGCCagtgatgaagaaggaggaggcaaagctg CGTGCGGGGAAGCGCAGCCAGTGCCGGCAGCTCTTCCGCTCGTCCTGGCTGCCCGGCAGCGTCCCCAGGCCCGTCCTGAAGCGGGGACAGCCCTCGCACAGGGGCACCCCTGTCAAggctaagaagcagaagagggtgtCTGGCAGTCCTGACCAGGAGGCGTCGGTGCAGTTg ggagtggggctggagccttccAGATCCGCCCAgcttgaggagatggagaaagtgctggccagcgatgagcaggagctcattGGGGACTTCTCCATG cctcacctcctgccgacggtggaagggaaggacccaagcctgaagtacatctcccctggcacg ctggtggcagtgctgacggggcacttcagcagcttcctcgaGAGCAGCATCGTGGTGGACTGCCGGTACCCCTACGAATACGAGGGGGGCCACATCACG ggtgctgtcaACCTGCCGCTGCAGCGGGGtgtggaggaattcctgctggagcagcccagtgtggcgctggacagcagcaagagggtgATCGTCATCTTCCACTGCGAGTTCTCTGTTGAAAGGGGCCCCAAAAT GTGCAAGTTCCTGCGGGAGAGGGATCGGTCCTGCCACGAGTACCCGCAGCTGCAGTACCCTGAGCTCTACGTCTTGAACGGGGGGTACCGCgagttcttcttccagttcccg AGCCACTGCGAGCCCCGGGACTATCGGCCCATGGCGCACCCGACGTTCAAGGAGGAGCTGCGCAAATTCCGCGGGCAGAgccggcgcggccggcgggagcTCTTGGTCCGCGGGCGGGACCTgtga